Within the uncultured Draconibacterium sp. genome, the region CGGTAAAAAACAAAACGAAACAAAAGTTGCCGTAAAAACAACGCGAAAAGTATTGTGGCTGAAACTCGCAGTAGTTTCAATTGCCCTTTATGCCCTACTCCTTTTCATTCTGAGCAATTATACCAATTCCGATGTTCCACACATGGATTCAGTAACAACAGCGCTCAGCATTGTTGCAACCTGGATGTTGGCAAGAAAATACATTGAACACTGGTTGCTATGGATATTTATCGATGCATTTAGCGCAGGTTTGTATGTGTACAAAGGTTTGTGGGCTACTGTTCTTTTGTTTATCGTTTACACAGTAATGGCTTTATTGGGCTATATTGAGTGGAAGAAAGACCTGAAAAGTATTGAGGCAAAAAACTAAAATAATTGCCTTAACCGGAGCTAAGTCGATTGTAAAAACGACACCTACTAAAGCAATGGATTACCACTTCCCTTATCATACGATAAAAGGGAATCCCGTAGAGCATGCAAACGCTGCAATACAAGTCATCTCAAGTTTAGATTAAAAACCTTCAACAAGAACCTTCTTTTATACGTTATATGTTACAATCTTAAATGAATGTAATTAGTTTTGTAATATAATTCAACGATATGACAAATAATACCGTAGACCAAAAAATTTTAGAAACAGTAGCCAAGCTGAGCAACCCGGAATCGTACAAATTAGTTTGTCATAAACATATGATGGGAGACCCACTCCCATCAAATAAACAACTGAAACGAATTATTAACCTGGTACGTGAAATACTTTTCCCCGGCTACTTTGGAACGACTACTTTAAAAACCACTATAACTCCACATTATATGGGAGTTTATGTTGATGAGTTGCTTGAAATGCTTACCCGCGAGATTTTGGCCGGACTGTGTTTTGAGTGTACCGACGAGTCGGAACAAAGAGTTGAAAAGCACAGAACAGATGCGCAGGAAAAAGCAGTTGCTTTTATTGAGTCTCTTCCGGAAATCAGACGAAAATTAGTGACCGATGTTGAAGCTACATTTTTGAATGATCCTGCAGCAAAAAACTTTGGCGAGGTTATTTTTAGCTATCCGGGAATTAGGGCAATTACCAATTACCGTCTTGCACATAAATTGTTACAATTAGATGTTCCGCTTATCCCACGTTTTATTACCGAAATGGCGCATAGCGAGACAGGAATTGATATTCATCCGCGTGCTCAAATTGGCGAGAGTTTTACCATCGACCACGGTACAGGTGTTGTAATCGGGTCGACATGTATTATTGGCGATAATGTAAAAATATACCAGGGTGTTACATTAGGCGCAAAAAGTTTTCCACTCGACGATGATGGTAATCCGATTAAAGGAATTCCACGTCATCCGATTTTGGAGAACAACGTAGTTATTTATGCCGGTGCAACCATTTTGGGACGTATCACAGTTGGAGAAAACTCTGTAATTGGAGGTAATGTTTGGGTAACCAACGATCTTCCGGCCAATTCTCGTGTAGTGCAAAAACGCCCTCGAGATATTCCTTTTATGGACGGAGCAGGTATTTAAAAACAAAAAATCAAATCATTGAAAGAGTATAAATTAATCGCAAAAACCTTTTCCGGGTTGGAAGATGTTTTGGCTAAAGAAGTGAAGCGCATTGGCGGTAAAAACGTACGACGCGGAAAACGTGCCGTTTTTTATGACGGTGATCTTGAATTAATATACAAGTCAAATTACAACCTTCGTGCGGCTCTGCGTATTTTGAAAGAAATTGAACATTTCAATTTTAAAAATGTCGATCAGTTCTACTTAAAGTGCAAAAGGGTAAAATGGCAAAACTATTTTAACGTCGATCAGAATTTTGTGATTAACAGTGTAGTCGTAAACTCACGCGATTTCAGAAACTCAATGTTTGCCTCACTTAAAGTGAAAGATGCCATTGCTGATTATTTTCGTGAGAATTTCGGAAAACGCCCTAGTGTTGATACCGATAATCCCGACATTATTATAAACGTTCATATTTTTCAGGATAACTGCACTTTGTCGATTGACAGTTCGGGAGAATCATTACACAAACGAGGATATCGTGTAAAACAGGGAGACGCTCCATTAAACGAAGTATTAGCTGCCGGAATGATTTATCTCTCCGGATGGCTTGGAAATTCGGATTTTATGGATCCCATGTGCGGATCGGGAACTTTACCAATTGAAGCCGCAATGATTGCACAAAATATTCCCGCAGCTAAATTTAGAAAAGAATTTGCTTTTCAACTCTGGAACGATTTTGATCCTATACTCTGGGAAAAAGTAACAGAACCGGTTGAAAAGAGAGAGTTCAGACATAAAATCTATGCATCGGATATCTCGGGAAATAATTTGCTAAATGCCCAAACCAATGCACGCCGAGCGTTAGTATTTAATAAAATACAATTTGCGTGTTCCGATTTTAAAAACCTGGATATTGATTTGAACAATGCAACCATCGTAACTAATCCTCCCTACGGAGAACGATTAAAAGAAAATGACCTCGACGGACTTTATTCGATGATTGGAGAGCGTTTAAAACACCAATATGCAGGAAACACTGCCTGGGTACTTAGTTCTTCTCTAGATAGCTTAAAATTTGTTGGACTTAAACCATCTCAACGAATCGATTTATTTAACGGGGCATTAAAATGTAAGTTTAATAATTACAGGTTATTTGAGGGGAAGGGAAAATAAGGACATAAAAAAAGGGTTAAAACCGTCCTTGTTTTAACCCCTGTACTAACAACTCAATTGGTTCTGTATATAGGCTATTCTTCTTCAAAATCGAAAATATCTTTATCACGTGTTTTTGGTGTTCCTCCTCCTCGAACCTCAGAAAGCTCATTTGTAGTTAAATTTTCAAAAACACATTTATCTAAAATGTCTGAATTATATTTTTTAGTTATAGCTTTCATTGTAATTGTTTTAGCTTATTCTTCTTCAAAATCAAAAATGTCTTTGTCTCTTGTTTTTGGAGTTCCACCACCGCGAACTTCATTCAAATCTTCAAATGATAGAACTTCAAAACCTGATACGTTTTCCGTAAATAAATCAGCTATAACTTTCATATCTTTAAATCTTAACAGTTAAATACTTTTTTTATTCTTCTTCAAAGTCAAAAATGTCTTTGTCTCTTGTTTTTGGAGTTCCACCACCGCGAACTTCGCTCATTGCTTCTTTGGTGATTACTTCAAAACCAAAAACTTCGAAAGTATTCTCTGTTGATTGCAACTGTCCCCTTTTCATCGTATAATAAATTAATTCGTTAAACTTTTAAAACACACATTCACTAATATATTCTGATAAGTAGAAAAAGGTAACCCCCCTTTTTTGAAAAAAATTGAAAAAAGTTCTATTTTGGTGGTATAAATCACAACATCAGATGACAATTTTCAAGAAGTTAAACTTCATATTTCTCATAGTATTCCTCCCTAATATCCTGCTTGCACAGGCACTAGACTCTTTGTCGTTAGTACTAAAATCCAACGAGTTACGAAGAGAAGGGGCTTTTCTTACAAGAGATGGAAAACATAATGAGGCTCTGGTAGTTTTTCAAGAATACTTAGAGTATCGAAAAAAAATTTATGGAAATGAAAATTATTATCTCGCAACAGCCTATTATTCCATTGGAATTAGTTACAAAAACTTAGGAGAAAATGACAAAGCACTCGAAAATTATATGCTATCTGAGAAAAATATGTTTCTCAGAGATCCTTTAAATTATGGTTTGCTTGGCAACCTATATATTAACATTGGAAATGTATATAGAGCCAAGCTAGATTACACAAATGCTCTTAAATATTATAATCAAGCTTTAAATACTTATAAGTCACAAACACCGATAGATTATCAGAATCTTACCGATGCTTATTATGCTATTGCAGAAATACAATTTAAAAATAAAAATTATCAGGAAGTACTTACTATCGTCAAAGAATGTTATCATACAGCTGATACAGCCAATCAAATCTATTTTGATGATGTACTAGGTGCAAGCTATCAAATGTTGAATAAAGCTGATAAAGCAGATAAGCACTATACGAGTGCTATAAGACTGGCCAAACAGTACTTCGGACCATCTTTAGATTTGGCAATTGCCTACATGAGTTATGCCGATTTTCTATCTGAAACTAATCAATTTGAAAAAGCAATTGAAAACCTGTCTCTAGCCTACAAAATTTTGCAAGATGAGCAGAAAACTTTCGGAACTGAACTTTCCAATTACTACGAATTCGAAGGAAATATCTACCGAAACCAAACTATAAATACTCAGGAAATAAACGCATTTAGAAAGGAAAAAAGACAAAACTTACTTAGGTCAATTGATTCTTACAAAAAAGGATTAGCAGCATTGGAAGTTAAACAAACCAATCCTGAAAATTCAGATATTCAAATTCAGCAAACACGTTCACTTGTAGATTGTATAGGTTTAATTAAAGAAATTGGTGATGTGTACCTTGAAATTGCACTCCTTGATAATGAAAATAAAGGCATTGATTTCAGTAAAAATCTCGACTATGCGCTAAGCTGTTATAACAATACAAGTAAACTTATTCAACAGGCGCGAAAAGAGATTTCGAATGATGAGAGCAAGATCCAGCTGTCAAACCTGCAATACCAAACCATTAGTAAAATTATTGAAACAGCGTACCTCGCCTACAATTATTCGGGTAACCAGGACTTCCTTGATATTGCTTTTAACAATTCGGAACAGCTAAAAAGCAGTGCACTATTCGATAAAATTGCCAATGAACTGGCACTGGGAAATAGTCTCATCCCTGATAGTCTGCTGGAGCTGGAACGAAAATTAAACAATACAATCGCCAATTATTCCGAATTACAGTATGAAGAACTGAACTATTATGATGAACCGGATAGTTCGTTGTTGGAAGAATATAATAATGAGATTTTTAATGCATCGCGTCAAAGAGATGAGCTGAATCGATATATGGAAGAAAGTTACCCCGACTACTATCAGTTAAAATATTCCAATTCCACACTCAGTTTAGATGAAATACAAGATAAGGTTGACAGAAAAGAAGCGATTATTGAGTATTTTTTAGCTGAACCGGCAGAAGAAAACACCGCAAATGGCAGCGATGCCGACACATTAACTTCGTTGTACACGTTTTTTATAACGAACGACAATATTGAATTTCACAAAAAGGCACTTAGTAACGATGAAATCCAAGCTTTAGAAGAAACTTTTCGGTTTATGTCGTCAACCGACTACATGTTTACACACAACGAAGATGCCAAACGATACTGCGTTTCATCGCACCGTTTATACAATCTGCTGGTTGCTCCTTACGAGCAAGATATTACTGAAAAACACCTGGCAATAATACCAGACGGAAAGCTGAATTACATTTCATTCGACGGGCTACTAAAAACGCTGCCCGACACCAGTGAAACCATCCGCTTTAACGAACTAAATTACCTGATAAAAGATGTAAATATTAATTATGCGAATTCGGTGAATATTTTTCTGAAGAACAAGGCTTCAAACCCAAAACTGCGAAACCACACACTGGCCTTCGCTCCTGAATACAATTCTGAAGAATTTAAAATGACAGGCACAAGCTATAAACTTGCACCACTGCCGGGCGTACAAAAGGAGGTTGATGCAATCGCAAAATCAGTTAACACAACCATTTTTAGGAGCAAGGATGCAACCGAAGAAAATTTCAGAAAGCAAAGTGGCAATTTTGACATTCTTCACCTGGCAATGCACGCCTATATTAACGACTCGTTACCAGCATACTCTCGCCTGGCTTTTAGTCAAGATAATGACTCAACAACTTTAGATGATGACGGCTGGCTAAATACGGCAGATATTTATAATCTCGACTTAAATGCAAGTATGACCGTACTAAGTGCATGTAATACCGGTATAGGTAAACTTCAAAAAGGAGAAGGTTTGATGAGTTTGGCAAGAGGTTTTTTATATGCCGGTTGTCCATCAGTTGTAATGTCGCTGTGGGAAGTTGAAGATGCAGCCGGCACAAAAATTATGACCTCCTTTTATAAATACTTAAAAGCAGGTAAAACAAAAGACGAAGCACTTCGGCTGGCAAAACTTAAATACCTGGAAGAATCGAATTCAAGACTTGCACACCCGCACTACTGGATGAGTTTTAAATGTATTGGCGATAATTCTCCGGTTTATACCAGTTACGACCTTTACTTTTTTGCCATTCTAATTCTTCTGATTATCGCTTTTTCTATCGACCAGGGAATTCGCATAAAAAAAGCCCGTCGTAACCGACAGGCTTAATTGAATGTGTATATGTTTTCGAATTAATCTTTTGGACGATTCTTCGATTATTTAAAAGAGTACTTGAGCTTTCTTAAAATTGCCTTTGCATCTTTTTCGTAATGACCTTTGCGATCAATAACTGCAAGCAATTCTTTCTTAGCCTCTGCCCTCTTATTCATTTTCAGGTAACAAAGTGCTTTATACCACTCGGCTTCTTCGATAAACATGTTATTTCCGTGGTCAATAACTTTAGTATACTCCGTTACCGCACTCGGGTATTTATTTAAGTTCTGATAACTCAATCCTTTATAAAACTGTGGAACAAATTGCTCATCAGTTTTAACCGTTGCATCATTTAACAGATCGATAGTTTTCTGGAACTCATTCTGCTGAAAATACATTTGAGCCTGGTGTATCACACTCACATCGCTGTCAACCGAACGTTCAGATGCCCATGTTGTCGACTCAAAGTACTTGTCGTACGAATTGTCAATCGTATTGGTATTCATTTGCATTGCGCCAAGTAAACCTACCAGTACTAAAACAACGGCCACGCTGCTGCGCCAGAATTTGGTAGAACCGATCTCTATACGAGGCATTATAATCGATTTCACCTCTTTCTTCTCGGATTCGTCTCTTGCGTCTTGCAGTTTCTGACGTAAGCCCATGATATCCATTTCCGAAACGGCAGAGTTTATATTCTCGCGAAGTGCTACTTCCGCCATCAGATCGGTATTTTCTTTTAATTCGGCACTGAATTCTTCTAACAGACCTTCCTCCAGTACTCCATCAATAAAGTCTTCAATGGCTTGCTCGCTAACATTCCACGATGTTTCAGACTCCATGATATTTCTTAATTCACTTCTCAGATCCATTACATCGTTTTCTGCAACAGCCATTTCAAGCTCTTTATGCAGATTAACTTCTGATTGTAACAGCTCGTTTTGGTTCAACTCACCTTCAAATTCGGCAAAAATATCGTCGCCCATTTCTCCTTCAAGATACGAGTCGATATCTTCAACTGAATATTGTGGTTCAACCGATTTTGCAACCTGCTGCAATGTTTCACGCAAGTTCAAAATGTCTGTTTCCAAAACAGCCTCTTCAAGACCTTCCAGGCCTTCCATATCAAAACCGTTCAGGTCGTCTTCAATGGCGACTTGCTCAGAACCGTTTTGCTCTTTATAATAATGGTGTATGTTTTCGTTGCTGGTTCGCTCATGCTGATATACATGAACTTTTGGGAGCGATTCGAAACTTTCAATAAGTTCTTCGGTGGTTAACTCTGCGGTGGCTTCTTCAAATTCGCTGAAGTCGTCTAACAGCTCGAAAGAGCCATTTAACTTGCCATTTGTACTGTTTGTTTGAATTTCTTCGAGTTTCCCTTTAAGATCGAGAACATCCATTTCCAATACGGCATTCTGGATATTCATCTGAAGTTCAACTTCTTCTCTTAATTCCGGGTTTAATTTTAACTCTTTTTCAAATTCTTCTCTCTCTGGTTTGTTTAAAAGATCTAAACAGTAATCTTCAATGCGTCCAAATAATTCTGCTTTAGGTGTCATCTTCAAGTATCTTTTTAAATTCTGTATCTTGCTTAATGCGCTTTATTAACAGTTCTTTACATTTATACTTTCTTGTTTTAGCGTATTTTTCAGATTTGTAGCCCATAATCTTTGCAATTTCTTTTAAAGGGACCTTTTCAAAAAACATCTGCAATAGCTTCTGACAATCTGTACTCAAGGTTTTGAAATGCTTTTGATACAATCCATATTTCTGGTTTTTATCGACCAATTCTACCAGGTTGTCGTCGTAAACGTCTTCCTGAAATGGTAATGAATCGTTCAGCTTTTCTTTCTCAATCCGTCGTTTCTCTAATTGCTTTAACCACAAAAAACGACATACTGAAAATAAATAACCTTGAAAAGAACTCTTTTCGAAAATTAAATCGTTTTCTTTTAATTTCCTGTAAATAACGATAATAGCTTCCTGAAAAATATCACTGGCATCGTCCTCACTTCCTTGGTTTTTCTTAATGAAATAATTTACTTTATAGTAGTACTGTTTGTATATGTACTGCAAAATTAAATTATCGTGCCTTAAGATTCCTTTCAGGATTTGCGCATCCGTATAATTTATCATCTTCTAATATATTATTCGATTATTGGTCAAAAGGTAACCCTCTATTTAAAATTATTCTATCCACAACTTAATAACCGCCTTGTTGGTAAACGTGTAATTTCGCTTATTAACAAGCCGTTACAAGATTTGATAAAGATAAAAATTTAATTAAAAAAGAAGAAAACTTTTGGACTTAATGTTCGTAGAGGGCTATAAAACAAAAAGGACAGGTTCAACAACCCATCCTTTTCTCATTAAACTAACTAACCTAACTAAACCTAAACTTATGAAAATAAACGTACCGCAAATATAAAGGCATATTGTAAATCCGACAAGAAAAAGATGTTAAATGGTGTTAAACCTTACAACAATTAACATTTTATTTACTGTGCTACGAAAGTGTATTGAATCGTTCCTTTTTGGCGGGCGGGCGCTGAGTTGTCGCTGTTAAAAACCGTTCGGCTTGCTGCTTCTTTTGCATAGGCAAATAGCTGTTTGTCGCGGATTGACTGATCGTCGCGAGGTTCAGCGTCAAGAACCTTCCCCTGGCGGTTTACAACAATATCTACAATTACTGTTCCTCCGCCTTGACTCAGATAAACTGGAACAGGCAAACGCAAATGATACCGATTTTCGAGGTAGTAAACGATGTTACTTTCTCCGGCGTAAATTACGTTCTTTATCGAGTCTCGATCCATGCCTTCAGTGCTTTCAACCGGCATTTCAATATCGCTTAAATCGACTGTTTCTTTAGCCAGGTTTTTATTGACATTCTGAGAGAGTTGTCTGGCGGCTTCCACTTCTTTTAAGTAGTCATCGTCGAAAAACTCGTCGGTTGAAGTGGTGGTATTTTCCGTTGCCGACCGATTTGAAGCAACATTTGTGCGCGTATTGGTAGTTTGTTCAATATCGGCTTGATCGGTATTCTCTTCCTCTGCCGTTTCGGGTTCTACAATTTCGGGTTCGAGCATTTCTGCCGGAAATTCGATCATAATCTCCTCCTCTTTTGGATTGCCTTTCATATTAACGTCGGCCAGCAAAAACGCAGAAAATAATAGAATATGGAAAACCAGCGTGCCGATTACTCCATAAACATTTCTTCTGTATAACTCTCCAATCTTCATTTGCAGCAAAAATATAAAATTAGCCGCGATATAAGCCGGAATTCAAAGAGAATACTAATTTATTTATGTTGATAATTATTCTGGATGAATGCATAAAAAAAGAGTTCCCCAATGCTGGAAAACTCTTTTCCAATTTATTTCGTTGATTCTATTTTGTTGCGGCAATCATTGCTCTGAAATACCCGATCGATTCAGCGATTCCCATAAACGGATCATCCATATTTCGTTCGTGTTCCAGACTTACAACTCCAGTGTAATTCACTTCGCGAAGCATTTTTACAAAAGCCGGGAAATCAATAATTCCTCTTCCAACTTCTACCGAGTAACCTTCTTTCGTGCGGCCTGTAACATCTTTTAAGTGAATATCGAAAACCCTCGATTTGTATTTTTTCAAGTCGGCCACCGGATCTTTTCCATTTCGTGTATCGTGACCAATATCGAGACACATTCCAATGCGCGGATCAAGATCTTTTGTGTGTTCCCAAACATCTTCAGCATCCGGATAAATATCAATATCAGGGCCATGCAAATGAATGGCAAAATATACGCCTGTCTCCTTCACTTTTTCATTTACGTAGGGAAGCAACTCGTAATCGGGAACACCAACAATTGTGTTAACTCCCACTCGCTTCGCATAATCAAAATACTTGTCGATATCTTCCTTGCTTTTCATATACAGCGGACCAACCGCATAACCGGTAACTCCGTATTCGGCACATTTTTTATGAAATGCCTCAATTTCTTCCGAAGTGCTGTTAACCGGCAAGTGAAAATCTTTTATACAGAGATAATGAACGTCGCACCGTTTTAGGGTTTCCAACGTGGTTTGCAAGTCGAAATGCACAAAAGTATAACCGGCCATTCCGAGCTTAAACGATTCATTGGTTTCAGGTGCCGGCTGAGGATCTGGGCGTTTTACATCCTGTGCAGTTAGCGAAAGGGTAAATAACAGTATTAGTAGAAAAGAAAGCGCTGATTTATTCATCGTATTAAATTTAGTTGTTTCAGAAAAACAAATGTAACAATTAATCGAATACAACACAGATCTTAATAACGGTGCGTGTTTGAGAAATTACGCAAGTTTATATTCCAAGCAATTTATGACACCCGGTAACGATCAATCAATGGAAACTGATTGCATTTGAAGCAGCAAATAAAGAGCAATTAAACGGTTTGCCAGCGTGTTGTTATATTGTAGTTTTGAGCGTACTCTTCTCGCTCCTTTTCTTCGGCTGTTAACTTGCTTTCGCCTTCCATATTTATCAGCTCAACACAGGCATGATTAATGTCATTTTTTTCGTTTTTAAAGAATTTTTTCTTTATTTGATCGAATGCACATCTAAAGAATAAATTAATCTTTTTCATTTTCTCGCTTTTTTGAGTTATTTCTTTGAGTCGTTCAACCGTTGCAACAAAACAGCGGCAAACGAACTCATCGATGTATTCTGAATAATTACATGATCCGGCAGATCCAATATTTCATGGGTAAAATTCCAGATCGCTTTTACACCACAGTTCACCAAATCTTCAGCTACTTCCTGGGCAACACTATTTGGCGTGGTTAAAATGGCAATCTCAACGTCCAACCGGTCCGACAAATGGAACAACTTATTATACTCCAAAACCGGAGTATTTCCAATGTGATGCCCAATCTTCTTTTCATCTACATCAAATGCTGCTATCACTTTCAGTCCCAGCGTTTGGTGTTCCTGATAAGCCATTAAAGCTGAACCTAAATTACCGGCTCCAACCAGAAACGCTTCATTTACATGATTGAATCCCAAAAAGTCTTCCAGCGCATGACACAACTCGTAAGTATTGTACCCCACCCTGGGTTTTCCTTTTACCCCGGTAAATGCCAAATCTTTTACTACTTGTGTTGGATCGCATTTTAGTTGTTTACCAATCGATGGTGCCGAAATATTCATCACCCCCTGCTCACGAACTTTTTCAAGAAAAAATAAGTAGCCCGGCAACCTCCGTAAAGTTGGTTCCGGAACTTGTTTTCTATTTTTTCTTAATGCGATCACTTTTGTAGCTTTTGTCATTTAGTTCACTTTAAATTTAGCAATAACTCAATTTAGAGAATTTTTTCTTTATTAATATTATATGATTATTTACCTAATGTTAACATATAAATCTTACTGATTTTCAATTGCAAAGAGCAGTTTGCAATTTACAAAGAATGGTGCAAAATTCATTAAACACAATCTACTAATCGTTGAAAGGTTTAGATACCGATTAAAAATTACGAGAAAATACAAGTTTCTTAAATTTCAGATATTCACTTTAGAAAAATAATTTCTTATCGTGGTCCAGAAAAGATATGCCTGCATCGATCCGAATCCGATCAAGCGTTTGTATCAAACCCTCACTCATTTTCCACGTCATTTTCGGACTTTCGATCAATCCGGCATCCAAACATTCCATAACATGTTTAGCTTCGTATTGATAACCTGCTCCTTCTTTCGTTTCATTTGGAATTAACAGTTGCTCTTCGTCTTGTTTCCAAACGGTTAAATCGGTTGGTGTATACCAGCGTGGATGCAAAATTACGTATCCATTTTCACAGCAAAATTCGGTTTGAACCGGCGAATGCACTGCAAAGCTTGAAGAAAGACTAGCCATCTCTCCACCTTTGTATTTGAATATCATCTGGATACTTTCCTCGCTTCCGGTGGGACTAAAATCAGCTGAAGTCTTAATTAAGTCAGGTACACCCAAAGATGACAACGCTGCAAATACCGGGTAAATACCAATATCCAAAAGTGAGCCGCCACCCAATTTAACGTTGTACAGGCGTTTGTCTACGTTAAACTCAGCGTTAAAAGCAAAATCCGACCGAACCATTTTCAGTTTACCCAATTCGCCGGAATTAATGATATCAAGTGCTTTTTGAAAACTCGGTTGAAACATGGTCCAGAAAGCTTCCATCAGAAAAGTATTGTTGTCCCTGGCACATTGTATCATTTGCACTACTTCGTGCTGATTCATGGCAAAAGCTTTCTCGCAAAGCACAGCTTTTT harbors:
- a CDS encoding sigma-70 family RNA polymerase sigma factor, whose amino-acid sequence is MINYTDAQILKGILRHDNLILQYIYKQYYYKVNYFIKKNQGSEDDASDIFQEAIIVIYRKLKENDLIFEKSSFQGYLFSVCRFLWLKQLEKRRIEKEKLNDSLPFQEDVYDDNLVELVDKNQKYGLYQKHFKTLSTDCQKLLQMFFEKVPLKEIAKIMGYKSEKYAKTRKYKCKELLIKRIKQDTEFKKILEDDT
- a CDS encoding sugar phosphate isomerase/epimerase family protein; translation: MNKSALSFLLILLFTLSLTAQDVKRPDPQPAPETNESFKLGMAGYTFVHFDLQTTLETLKRCDVHYLCIKDFHLPVNSTSEEIEAFHKKCAEYGVTGYAVGPLYMKSKEDIDKYFDYAKRVGVNTIVGVPDYELLPYVNEKVKETGVYFAIHLHGPDIDIYPDAEDVWEHTKDLDPRIGMCLDIGHDTRNGKDPVADLKKYKSRVFDIHLKDVTGRTKEGYSVEVGRGIIDFPAFVKMLREVNYTGVVSLEHERNMDDPFMGIAESIGYFRAMIAATK
- a CDS encoding redox-sensing transcriptional repressor Rex, with translation MTKATKVIALRKNRKQVPEPTLRRLPGYLFFLEKVREQGVMNISAPSIGKQLKCDPTQVVKDLAFTGVKGKPRVGYNTYELCHALEDFLGFNHVNEAFLVGAGNLGSALMAYQEHQTLGLKVIAAFDVDEKKIGHHIGNTPVLEYNKLFHLSDRLDVEIAILTTPNSVAQEVAEDLVNCGVKAIWNFTHEILDLPDHVIIQNTSMSSFAAVLLQRLNDSKK
- the pnuC gene encoding nicotinamide riboside transporter PnuC yields the protein MTDIVLEWLLGNYIEILGAILGLAYIFFSIKQHILTWPTGLLTSALYVVVFFNARLYADMGLQVYYVVISIYGWYFWLTGKKQNETKVAVKTTRKVLWLKLAVVSIALYALLLFILSNYTNSDVPHMDSVTTALSIVATWMLARKYIEHWLLWIFIDAFSAGLYVYKGLWATVLLFIVYTVMALLGYIEWKKDLKSIEAKN
- the epsC gene encoding serine O-acetyltransferase EpsC — its product is MTNNTVDQKILETVAKLSNPESYKLVCHKHMMGDPLPSNKQLKRIINLVREILFPGYFGTTTLKTTITPHYMGVYVDELLEMLTREILAGLCFECTDESEQRVEKHRTDAQEKAVAFIESLPEIRRKLVTDVEATFLNDPAAKNFGEVIFSYPGIRAITNYRLAHKLLQLDVPLIPRFITEMAHSETGIDIHPRAQIGESFTIDHGTGVVIGSTCIIGDNVKIYQGVTLGAKSFPLDDDGNPIKGIPRHPILENNVVIYAGATILGRITVGENSVIGGNVWVTNDLPANSRVVQKRPRDIPFMDGAGI
- a CDS encoding CHAT domain-containing tetratricopeptide repeat protein, encoding MFLRDPLNYGLLGNLYINIGNVYRAKLDYTNALKYYNQALNTYKSQTPIDYQNLTDAYYAIAEIQFKNKNYQEVLTIVKECYHTADTANQIYFDDVLGASYQMLNKADKADKHYTSAIRLAKQYFGPSLDLAIAYMSYADFLSETNQFEKAIENLSLAYKILQDEQKTFGTELSNYYEFEGNIYRNQTINTQEINAFRKEKRQNLLRSIDSYKKGLAALEVKQTNPENSDIQIQQTRSLVDCIGLIKEIGDVYLEIALLDNENKGIDFSKNLDYALSCYNNTSKLIQQARKEISNDESKIQLSNLQYQTISKIIETAYLAYNYSGNQDFLDIAFNNSEQLKSSALFDKIANELALGNSLIPDSLLELERKLNNTIANYSELQYEELNYYDEPDSSLLEEYNNEIFNASRQRDELNRYMEESYPDYYQLKYSNSTLSLDEIQDKVDRKEAIIEYFLAEPAEENTANGSDADTLTSLYTFFITNDNIEFHKKALSNDEIQALEETFRFMSSTDYMFTHNEDAKRYCVSSHRLYNLLVAPYEQDITEKHLAIIPDGKLNYISFDGLLKTLPDTSETIRFNELNYLIKDVNINYANSVNIFLKNKASNPKLRNHTLAFAPEYNSEEFKMTGTSYKLAPLPGVQKEVDAIAKSVNTTIFRSKDATEENFRKQSGNFDILHLAMHAYINDSLPAYSRLAFSQDNDSTTLDDDGWLNTADIYNLDLNASMTVLSACNTGIGKLQKGEGLMSLARGFLYAGCPSVVMSLWEVEDAAGTKIMTSFYKYLKAGKTKDEALRLAKLKYLEESNSRLAHPHYWMSFKCIGDNSPVYTSYDLYFFAILILLIIAFSIDQGIRIKKARRNRQA
- a CDS encoding class I SAM-dependent RNA methyltransferase, with amino-acid sequence MKEYKLIAKTFSGLEDVLAKEVKRIGGKNVRRGKRAVFYDGDLELIYKSNYNLRAALRILKEIEHFNFKNVDQFYLKCKRVKWQNYFNVDQNFVINSVVVNSRDFRNSMFASLKVKDAIADYFRENFGKRPSVDTDNPDIIINVHIFQDNCTLSIDSSGESLHKRGYRVKQGDAPLNEVLAAGMIYLSGWLGNSDFMDPMCGSGTLPIEAAMIAQNIPAAKFRKEFAFQLWNDFDPILWEKVTEPVEKREFRHKIYASDISGNNLLNAQTNARRALVFNKIQFACSDFKNLDIDLNNATIVTNPPYGERLKENDLDGLYSMIGERLKHQYAGNTAWVLSSSLDSLKFVGLKPSQRIDLFNGALKCKFNNYRLFEGKGK
- a CDS encoding tetratricopeptide repeat protein; the protein is MTPKAELFGRIEDYCLDLLNKPEREEFEKELKLNPELREEVELQMNIQNAVLEMDVLDLKGKLEEIQTNSTNGKLNGSFELLDDFSEFEEATAELTTEELIESFESLPKVHVYQHERTSNENIHHYYKEQNGSEQVAIEDDLNGFDMEGLEGLEEAVLETDILNLRETLQQVAKSVEPQYSVEDIDSYLEGEMGDDIFAEFEGELNQNELLQSEVNLHKELEMAVAENDVMDLRSELRNIMESETSWNVSEQAIEDFIDGVLEEGLLEEFSAELKENTDLMAEVALRENINSAVSEMDIMGLRQKLQDARDESEKKEVKSIIMPRIEIGSTKFWRSSVAVVLVLVGLLGAMQMNTNTIDNSYDKYFESTTWASERSVDSDVSVIHQAQMYFQQNEFQKTIDLLNDATVKTDEQFVPQFYKGLSYQNLNKYPSAVTEYTKVIDHGNNMFIEEAEWYKALCYLKMNKRAEAKKELLAVIDRKGHYEKDAKAILRKLKYSFK